GAAGCAAAGAACCTAATTTTCCAGAAAAAATTGCAGCATTAAAAGGAGATATTGTCATTGATTTAATTAATTTCACTGTAGAAGATACTCGGTTAATGGTTGCAGCATTGAAAGAAACAGATATTAGTCACTATCTGTACTGCTCTTCTATTTGGGCTCATGGACGAGCAACGATTCTTCCTACAGATCCCAATAGCAAAAAATATCCACTAGACGAGTATGGTATCCAAAAATATGAGAGTGAAAAGTTACTAAAAAATGAATATTACACAAACGGATTTCCAGCGACTATTATTATGCCAGGACAAATATCCGGCCCTAAATGGACAATCATTAATCCTTTGGCTAATCATGATCCAGAGATTTTTCAAAAGATAGCAAATGGTGAGGTGATTTACTTACCAAATTTTGGAATGGAGACATTACATCATGTTCACGCTAGTGATGTGGCACAAATATTTGTGGATGCTATCAAGCATAGAGAGTCAGCATTGGGAGAAAGTTTTCATGCCGTAGCAGAAGATTCACTCACTCTCTTTGGTTATGCGCAAGCTACCTATCACTATTTTAAAAAAGAGCCCAAGATCAAATTCTTATCTTGGGAAAAGTGGTGTGAGTTTATAAATAATGAAGATTATATTGATAAAACCTATTTTCATATTGCTAGAAGTGGAAAATACAGTATTGAAAATGCAAAAGATCGAATCAACTATTCTCCTGAATATTCCACTTTGGAAGTAATAGAAGAAAGCTTAAAAAGTTACATTGATAACGAATGGATTTCCGTTAAAAACTAACTGTCTTCACGAACAATTTGATTATCTATTTGGCGCAGCTCTGTAGCTTGTGCCAATTTTATTTTATACTCATAGTTTTCTTCATAATTGATAGCAAAATAACAGGAATATAGTGCGTCCAAAACTAAGGAAATAGACTCTATAGAAGAAAAACCAGCAATTTTTGAAAATGATTTTTCTCGTGTAGTGACATGTAGCGTAATATCAGCGAGCCTAGATAGTTGATTGTCTCCAATACTTGTAATAGCAATAATTGGGACCTCATTTTGTTTAAGCAGCTGAACTGTTTTAAACAGTGGATCAGATTCACCAGAATAAGAAATAAATATGGCACAGTCTCTATTGGTTGTCATAACAGCTTCTTGAAACATTGTATTTTGGATTGGGTAAATTTCAGCCTTTTTATTAATATGTCTCATCTTAAAGACAAATTCTTCTCCTAAAAATATCAAATTAGAAAGACAAAATATCTTTACAGTATCATGAGTTTCAATTAGTCGAATCGCCTTCTTTAAAGAATCATGGTTTATTAGTGTAAGTGTATCCTTCAGACTCTCAGTTTTGAGTTGCGCCACTTTATTAGTAATTGCCATAATAGAGTCACTTTTTTTAAATGGTAAATTTGCATCCAAATTTTTGAAATTTGAGTCTAAATAGGCTATCTCATTTAAGAACTCTCTTTTTAATTCACTCCAGCCGTTAAAATCAAGCTTTTTTGCTATTCTTGATAGCAAGGAAGGCGAAGTATATGTTTCTCCAGCAATCATGGTTGCAGAGTATTTTTCTATCGATTCTCGCTTTTCCAACATGAAATCTACAACCATTTTTTCGGTTGGAGAAAATCGAGTAAGTTCTATTTTCTCTAGTAATAGCATTAAATCAGTCCTTTGTATAAATTCTATAAAAAAGTCAACCTTACTAAACTTCTTTTCTTACTTAAAAAATTGTTAATAGAAAAGCACAATAATCAACAAATTTGAATTGCTCTTGCCGACGCATCATAAAAAATTTCATGTGGTGTTTTCCAACCTAAACACTTTCTAGGTCGATTATTTAGTTAGTAAACAACAGATTCGATGTATTTTTCTGATACGGGTGTCATATCCGAACGTTTGGGCAAGTATTCTCGCATTAATCCATTTGTATTTTCATTCGTTCCACGCTGCCATGGAGACCAAGGATCTGCAAAGTAGCAATCAATACCGCATACTCTACTGAAGTACTTATACTTTGCAAATTCTGGTCCTCTATCTGGCGTAATAGTTTTGCATTGCTTTTTGTTTAGAGGAGATAACAATTGTACAATCATATCCCTTACGCAAATTGAATCATTTTTAGGAATTTTTCCCGCTAGCAAAAATCGAGATTTTCGATCAACTAGTGTTACAAGACATGATTTTCCTCGATGTCCCAAGACAGTATCTGCTTCCCAGTGGCCAAGTTCTTCTCTAGTCTCAGCTTTTGTCGGATGTTCATGAATCGTTTTCACATCAGTAAATCTTCCACGACGATCACCAATTCTTTTATTCACTGATTTTCTTCCTT
The DNA window shown above is from Enterococcus sp. 12C11_DIV0727 and carries:
- a CDS encoding NAD-dependent epimerase/dehydratase family protein, whose amino-acid sequence is MKAIVIGAYGHIGSYLVPKLIRAGYEVIAISRGKSKPYTEDILWKQVTHITMDRSKEPNFPEKIAALKGDIVIDLINFTVEDTRLMVAALKETDISHYLYCSSIWAHGRATILPTDPNSKKYPLDEYGIQKYESEKLLKNEYYTNGFPATIIMPGQISGPKWTIINPLANHDPEIFQKIANGEVIYLPNFGMETLHHVHASDVAQIFVDAIKHRESALGESFHAVAEDSLTLFGYAQATYHYFKKEPKIKFLSWEKWCEFINNEDYIDKTYFHIARSGKYSIENAKDRINYSPEYSTLEVIEESLKSYIDNEWISVKN
- a CDS encoding MurR/RpiR family transcriptional regulator; translation: MLLLEKIELTRFSPTEKMVVDFMLEKRESIEKYSATMIAGETYTSPSLLSRIAKKLDFNGWSELKREFLNEIAYLDSNFKNLDANLPFKKSDSIMAITNKVAQLKTESLKDTLTLINHDSLKKAIRLIETHDTVKIFCLSNLIFLGEEFVFKMRHINKKAEIYPIQNTMFQEAVMTTNRDCAIFISYSGESDPLFKTVQLLKQNEVPIIAITSIGDNQLSRLADITLHVTTREKSFSKIAGFSSIESISLVLDALYSCYFAINYEENYEYKIKLAQATELRQIDNQIVREDS